A window from bacterium encodes these proteins:
- a CDS encoding ABC transporter permease: MGLFAVRRLMLLLPQGLGIVTLIFVLFRVVPGDPALIVAGPNSTQAQVDAIRHDLGLDRPVYVQYGRFLRDLARGDLGTSLSLRIPVTTVILGRLPATFALMIASLAVTIALATPTGVIAAVHPHGLLAQVITGTSVLALSIPNFLLGMILIEYLAVRLRLFPAAGTGGVAFLIMPTLAIAARLVALVSRTTRASVIEVLGEDYVRTARGKGLSVRAVLYRHALRPAVVPIITMIGLQAGYLLGGSIVVETLFAYQGLGQAMITAVSLRDYFLVQGITAVYVAGFLLINLAVDLSYAVFDPRVRYA, from the coding sequence GCCTCTTCGCGGTGCGCCGCCTGATGCTGCTGCTCCCGCAGGGGCTCGGCATCGTGACCCTGATCTTCGTACTGTTTCGAGTGGTCCCGGGAGACCCCGCGCTGATCGTCGCCGGGCCGAACTCGACTCAGGCGCAGGTGGACGCGATCCGCCACGACCTCGGCCTCGACCGGCCGGTGTACGTCCAGTACGGCCGGTTTCTGCGCGACCTGGCGCGCGGCGACCTCGGCACCTCCCTCAGCCTGCGGATCCCGGTAACGACCGTGATCCTCGGCCGGTTGCCGGCCACGTTCGCGCTGATGATCGCCAGCCTCGCGGTGACGATCGCACTGGCCACCCCCACGGGTGTCATCGCGGCCGTCCATCCGCATGGCTTGCTCGCGCAGGTCATTACCGGGACATCGGTCCTCGCCCTGTCCATCCCGAATTTCCTGCTCGGGATGATCCTGATCGAGTACCTGGCCGTGCGACTGCGGCTGTTCCCGGCGGCCGGGACCGGCGGCGTCGCCTTCCTGATCATGCCGACCCTGGCCATCGCCGCCCGCCTTGTCGCCCTGGTCAGCCGGACGACCCGCGCAAGCGTCATCGAGGTTCTGGGCGAAGACTACGTCCGCACGGCGCGCGGCAAAGGCCTGAGCGTTCGCGCCGTCCTCTACCGCCATGCCCTCCGCCCGGCGGTCGTGCCCATTATCACCATGATCGGCCTGCAGGCCGGGTACCTGCTGGGCGGCTCGATCGTCGTCGAGACGTTGTTTGCGTACCAGGGGCTGGGGCAGGCGATGATTACGGCCGTCTCGCTGCGCGACTACTTCCTCGTGCAGGGGATTACCGCGGTCTACGTCGCCGGCTTCCTCCTGATCAATC